The region AGCCTCCGAGGTTGTTAAATGCTGGCTGCAAATTCAGTTGCAGCGCAAGAAAAAAGCAATTTACCGGAAACAGCTTGAAACTAACGAAACTTATCTTGAACTTATTGAACTCCGTTTTCGCAATTCGCTTGCCACAGCCCTGGATGTTTATCAGCAGCGGGAAACAACAGCCCGGACAAGGGCTTTAATTCCTCCTGTGGAATCTCAGGAACAGCTGAAGCTGCATGAGCTTGCCTACCTGCTGGGAAAACCAGCCGGGAGTATCGATGTGAGCACGGTGGATTTTCCCGACCTTCCGGACCTCCCGGGACTTGGCATTCCTTTTGACCTTCTTTCCATGCGCCCTGATGTACGGTCCGCCGGGCTTAAACTGCAATCAGCGGATTGGGCTGTAAGTGCTGCGAGAGCCGACCGCCTGCCCGCCATCAACCTTTCCGCAGAGGCTATGTTTTCCAGTGCCCAGCTGGCTAATATTTTTTCCGGCTGGATGACGACCCTCACTTCTTCAATCGCCGGACCTATTTTTGACGGCAACAGGCGTGAGGCCGAAGTGGAACGCACCCGTGCCGTGGTTGATGAAAGACTGCTGAACTATAAAGACACGGTTTATACCGCGTTTAAGGATGTTCAGGATTCACTTGTGCAGGAAAAATGGCAGCACGAATACATTACAGCCCGTAAGAATCAGCTCGAAGCGGCAAAACGTAATCTTGATGAAGCCGGGTCCCGCTACCTGCAGGGGCTGGAAGACTATCTGCCTGTGCTGAATGCTTTGGTCAGCGTGCATAATCTTGAAATCAATATTGCACAGGATGAGGCTGATCTGCTCAGTTACCGAGTTTCCCTGTATCGTGCCCTTGGCGGTACCTGGACCTCTTCCCTTGAGGACGGTGCGGAGCTCAAGCCGGAAACTGAAGATATGGAAGCTGTTGCTGCTGCAAAAAAAGTTGAAAATGAAATCGTTCCTGCAAAAGAAGGTATTTAGATATGGCTAAGAGAGTATGGTATTATATTAAACAGATAGGTCTTAAGGGCGTTCTCCCTCTGCTGATTATTTTCGCGGCTGTTATCGGGGGGAAAACCCTGGTCGCCACCAAACCTGTAGCAAAGAAAAAGCCTCCCGTCGTTTCCGCTCCCCTTGTTAATGTGAGTGTTCTGGACGTCAGTGATGTACATGTCTGGACCCCTGTCATGGGTACTGTTGAGGCTGCCCGGGAGATCAATCTTGAGCCGCAGGTGGCCGGCAGGGTTATTTCAATTAGCGACACTTTTATTCCCGGTGGATATTTCAAAAAAGGGCAGGAGGTTCTGCGTATTGATCCCCTCGATTATGAGTTGGCGGTTAAACAGCAGGAAGCGGTGGTCACCGATGCGGAATACAGCCTTAAGCTTGAAAATGGACAGCAGCGGGTTGCCGGGCGTGAGTGGAAACTGCTCAAGAAGTCATCCGGCGGCACCGCTCAGGAGGCAGAACTCGCCCTGCGTAAACCGCATCTGCAAAAGGCCAGAGCGGATCTCACCTCGGCAAAAGCCAAACTCAGACAGGCTCGCATCGATCTTTCCCGTACCCGGGTGGTAGCTCCTTTCGACTGCATGGTGGTCAGCAAAAACGCCGATCTCGGTGCCAACCTGAACCTTAACGATACAATTGCTTCTCTGGTAGGAACCGAGGAATTCTGGGTTGTCGTATCCGTTCCCGTGGACCGACTGAGCAGTATAGTCGTTCCTTCCGCCTCTAATAACTTTAAGGGTTCCGCGGCTCGGGTGATCATGGGAAGCGGCAAAACTGCTGTTGAACGTGATGGTGCAGTGCTGCGCTTATTGCCTTCACTTGAGGAAAAGGGACGCATGGCCCGGGTTATAGTCTCAGTCAAGGATCCCCTGAATCTAAAAGGAACGAATGTTCGTCCGCTGCTTCTGGGCAGTTATGTCAATGTTTATATTGATTCCGGCATGCTGGAAAATGTGGTTGCCGTACCGCGCACAGCGTTCCGCGACAACAATACCGTCTGGATAATGAAAGAGGGCGGGCTGCTCGATATACGCAGTGTTGATCCTGTCTGGCGTGATCAGGATTATATTTACCTCGGTACCGGTGTGAAGGCCGGTGAAAAGCTGGTCATGACCGACATCTCCGCTCCGTTGCAGAATATGAAACTGCGTGAGAACGGTTCCGGTTCCATGAAGCGGAAGGTCGACGGTTTCAAATCCGAAAAGGTGAATACCAATGGCTGAGCAGAATAAATTTAAAGGCCCTATTGCATGGATGGCCGGAAACCCGGTTGCCTCCAATCTGTTGATGATAGTACTTCTGGTCGGCGGACTGGTGCTGGGGACTAATATCAAGCAGGAAGTCTTTCCTGAGTTTACCACCGACACAGTGACGGTCCGGGTCGTATACAGCGGAGCCAGTCCTGAGGAAGTGGAGCAGGGTATTGTCCTGTCAGTGGAAGAGGCTATCAGCGGTCTTGACGGGGTTAAAGAGGTTACTTGCACCGCAGCTGAGGGCAGTGCCACAATTGTGGCGGAAGCCATCGAAGGCTATAACCTGCAAAAGCTAAGTCAGGATATCCAGAGTGAAGTGGACCGGATCACTTCATTTCCTGAAGAGGCTGAGGACCCTGTTGTCAGTATCGCATCCCATAAACGCAGTGTACTTTCCCTGATGGTTTACGGAAATACTGATCAGCTTGCCTTGCGCAAGGTGGCCGAACAGTTGCGTCAGGAACTGATAGGTGATCCGGGAATTACTCAGGTGGAGCTGGCCGAGGTCAGTGGATTGCAGGTTACTATTGAGGTCCCGCAGGATAAACTGCGTGCTTATGGGCTGACCCTTTCAGATGTTGCTGATTCCCTTGCCAAAACTTCCGTGGAACTGCCCGGAGGCGGCATCAAGACCGAGAGTGGTGAGATTCTGGTCCGCTTTAAAGAGCGCCGCGATTATGCCCGTGAATTCGCTCGTGTCCCCATTGTTACCGGGAATGACGGCACGCAGGTGCTGCTGGAAGACATAGCCGTTGTAAAAGAAGATTTCCAGAATGATGACATTATGACTACCTTTGACGGTAAACCTGCCGTAAGGATTGATGTCTACCGCATTGGTGATCAGACCCCTATTGGAGTTTCCGATGCCGTGCATGCTCAGTTGGAACGGTTTAACAATAGTCTTCCCGCCGGAGTGCATGTAGGCATCCGCAACGATATGTCCGACATTTATCGTCAGCGCATGGATTTACTGCTGCGTAACGCATACATGGGCTTGGGTTTGGTCTTTGTTTTTCTGGCTTTGTTTCTTGAACCCCGACTGGCCTTCTGGGTCGCCATGGGAATTCCCATCTCATTTCTGGGGGGCATGCTCATCCTCGGTCCGGCCGGGGCCAGCGTCAATATGATTTCCATGTTCGCCTTTATTATATCGCTTGGTATTGTTGTGGATGACGCTATCGTTGTTGGTGAAAATGTTTACACCATGCGCCAGCAGGGTATGAGCTGGATCGAATCGGCCGCTAAAGGGGCACAGCAGATTGCCATGCCGGTAACCTTCAGTGTTTTGACCAACATTGTCGCTTTTATGCCTATGTTTTTTGTGCCCGGAGTGATGGGTAAAATATTCAAGGTCATTCCCATGGTGGTCTGCAGTGTCTTTTTCGTTTCGCTTGTGGAATCCCTTTTCGTCCTGCCCGCTCATCTGGGGCATGGCAGTGAACGGGAACCGGGAAAAATCATGAAATTTATCCTTTATCACCAGCAGACGATTTCCCATGGCCTTTTGCGGTTTGTACATAAAGTATACAGGCCTGCTTTGGATCGTGCTGTTACCTGGCGGTATCTCACGGTTGCCATCGGGCTGGCCTGTCTGATTGTTGCCTTTGCCTATATTAAAAGCGGGCGGCTCGGTTTCACCATGTTTCCGAAAATTGAATCAAATTATGCCTACCTGACCGTGGATATGCCATACGGAACAGCCAAAGAAGTAACCCAGAAGGTAATGGAAAGGGCTGTTGCTGCTGCGGAAAAGGTAGCCGCTGAAAACGGGGGAGATAAACTGCTGGAGGGAATTTACGCTAAAATCGGCGGAACCGGCAGGCGGAACACCAGCGGTAGCCATGTTTTCAAAGTGCAGGCTTTTCTCACTGATGCGGACATCAGGCCGCTTCATACAGAAGAATTTGTGAATAAGTGGCGGCGTGCACTGGGAGCTGTGCCCGGATCGGAATCGGTCTTTTTTGAATCCGATCGCGGCGGTCCCGGTTCAGGGAGTTCTCTGGAAATTGAACTCAGCCATAGCGATATCGAGGTCCTTAAGAGGGCCTCTGCAGATCTGGCTGAAGCACTGAGCCATTATCCCAATGTTAAGGATATTGATTCCGGATATTCACCGGGTAAAAGACAGCTTGATTTTGAGCTGCTGCCTGCCGGGCGCAGTCTGGGCCTGACTTCGCGCAATGTGGCTAATCAGATCAGGGCATCTTACTACGGCGCCGAGGTCCTTCGCCAGCAGCGCGGGCGTAATGAAATTAAAGTAATGGTCCGGCTTCCGGAAGAGGAACGGGCATCCAAGTATGATTTTGAAGAGTTGATGATCCGAACCCCTGATGGAAAGGACGTCCCCCTTCGCGAGGTTGTCAAAATAAAGGACGGCAGGGCCTATACCTCCATTGACCGTCGTAATGGACGCCGAGTGGTTTCCGTAGAAGCGGATGTGAACCCGCGTAAAGATACCTCGCAGGTTCTCAGCGATGTTGTGGTAAACGTTATACCGCAACTGAAGGCTGATTATCCCGGACTTGGCTATTCTCTTGAAGGTAAACAGGCCGATTTGAAGGAAAGTACCGAGAGTCTGATTTCCGGATTATTAATGGCTATGATGTTGATCTATGCTCTGCTGGCTATCCCTTTCCGAAGCTATTTCCAGCCGCTTATTGTCATGATCTGCATTCCCTTCGGTATTGTGGGAGCGGTTATCGGGCACGCATTGCTGGGGTACAGCCTCAGCCTGATGAGTCTGTTCGGTATTGTTGCCTTGTCCGGAGTTGTGGTCAACGATTCGCTGGTTTTTATCGACTATGTGAACATTCAGCGCCGTAAGGGCCATTGCGCTTATGATGCGGTTCTGGAGGCAGGTACGGCCCGTTTCCGACCCATCATGCTTACAACCCTGACCACATTCGGAGGGTTGGCGCCCATGATTCTCGAAACATCGAGACAGGCCAAGTTCCTGATTCCTATGGCGGTTTCCCTTGGTTTCGGGATCGTCTTCGCAACAGGGATTACTTTGATGCTGGTCCCTTCGTTCTACCTTATTTTTGAAGATATCCGTATGGTGATGCGTAAAATATTCCGCGGTTCAGCAGATGAGCAGCCGGATGATGAAAGTTCCGGTCATCAGGTAATAGAAAGTAAGGAGTGATCTTTACAGGTACTGAGAAAGAATAAAAATCCCGTCTGATAAATATCGGCGGGATTTTTATTAATCACGGTAGGTGACTTTTTCCAAGGCGTAAATAATGTTCGGATCGTATTGGGTTGCTTCGCTGTATAAAATTTTCAGGGCCTTGACTATGGGCATGCTCTTTTTGCCCGGTCGACCCATGGTCATAGCAACAAAGGAATCAACCGCACCGCAGAGTTTGCCCAGCCATGAAAGATGCTCGTTGGTAACCCCTCTGGGATACCCGGACCCGTCCATCCTTTCGTGATGTTCTAGTATCGCCCGCAGTGTGTGCTTGCTTAAGCAGTTGGTAATGCTCAGTTCCTTAACCGAAGTTATGGGATGCTGGCGGATTCTTTTCTGTTCATCAAGCGAAAGACAGAATTCTTTGCCAAGCACGAACTCCGGAAGGTTACTCAAGCCGATATCGCAAAGGAAGAGGGCGCTAAGAGCATCGATGAAAATTTTTACGTCCGGTTTAAAATCCCGGGCGTGAAGGAGTACCGATGCCCCGATGATGCCGTTGGAAATGGCCTTGTTGGTCAGTGAATGCTGCGGGTCCAGCATGGGCAGCATCAACCATAACAGGTTCGGCTTTTCGTGGATAAGTTCGCCCACAGCTACAAGTGTCTTATGGAATTCAACAAAATGTATTTTTAATGAGTCGGAGTAAATTTTTTCAGACTGTTCTTTCAGACCCTCAAGTATGAGTACCGCCAGTTCCTGTTCGGGGATTGAGTGGGAAATGTCACTGATTACAATGGGCAGATGGGGCAGAAAATAATTTCTGCATAGGTTGATGTCATTATATTTGATGAAAATCAGCCCTTGGTCACAGTCTGCGGAGATTGCGTGTTTGTCTGCGGAAACAATACTTTTTCCCGGAATGGTTATGGGGATAAATCTTCCATTGGAAGAGTTCATCCTGTACAAACTGAAAGGTAAATTGTTTTTAGGAAGTATCTTGAAGATTTCTCCTGTAATAGAACAGAAACTTTCTTCAATTAATTTAGAACCGTCTATCGCGTTCATAGACCCACCTCAAATGGCAGCACTTATATTTACTTAAATTTGTTTGATTTTGCTTTATCTTCCGACCTTAAATGATGTTTACCATCAAATGTTATTAGAACGCAATATGTTGCCTTATTAAGGATTGGCTGAGTAAAAATTGATTTAATTATGTAAAATATTATATAAATAAACTACTTATAGTTAGAATACTTTGACCGGTGGCTTCGTTTGCTGATAGAAATAATAAAAAAAATATAATTTTTAGTTTTTTTTCGCCGCTTGCCATCCTTGCCTTACTCGGACTATATTTAAATGTTGTAAGGCTGATAACAAAAAGCATGTCAGTATCATCTTCTCATTTTACGTATGTTTTACGTTTTTTATTGTTGTTGAAATAATGAGTTCCCTCCTTTTACATAACAGGGAGAGAGTCGGGAGATAGTTTGGATAGTCTGTTCACTCCGTCATCAATCGCCGTTGTAGGCGCATCATCCGCTTCCGGGAAAATCGGGAATACTATTCTGTCCAACCTGCTGAGCGCCGGGTATAGTGGCAGTTTGTATCCGGTTAATATTCGTGGCGGAAATATTTGTGGCATTGATTCTTATAAGCAAATTTCTGAAATAGGCAGGCCGGTTGATCTGGCCGTTATCGCCATTCCCCGGGATGCTGTCCTCGGAGCCTTCCGGGAATTACTTGAACTGGGAGTCGGTTCAGTTGTTGTTATCACCGCGGGGTTCAAGGAAGTAGATCACGAAGGCTGGCTGCTTGAAACTGAACTTGCTAAGCTGGCAAGAGATAACGGTGTCAACCTGCTGGGCCCCAACTGTCTCGGGATTATTAATTCCCGGGGCGGGGTAAACGCTTCTTTTGCAACCGGAAATCCCGATACAGGAAGCATCGGTTTTTTCTCGCAGTCCGGCGCGCTTTGTGTTGCCGTACTTGACTGGGCGCTGGGTACAAAAATAGGTTTTTCTAAATTCGTAAGTCTCGGCAATAAAGCCGTGATTAATGAAGCCTCCATGCTTGAATATCTGGGAAACGATCCTGATACAAAGGTGATACTCGGCTATGTCGAGAATATTGAGGATGGCCGCGAATTTATGAAACAGGCTGCAAAAGTGTCCATGAAAAAGCCGGTACTGATGATGAAAGCCGGGACCACGCCCGCCGGGGCTAGAGCAGCATCTTCCCACACCGGCGCAATGGCCGGATCGGATAAAGCCTGTGACGCAGCTTTTCGCCAGTCCGGTGTTATCCGGGTGGAAAAACTGGATGAACTTTTTAATCTCGCCAGAGCTTTTTCCTTACAGGATCTGCCGCAGGGGCCCAACCTCGGTATTGTTACCAATGCGGGAGGACCGGGCATTCTCGCTGCTGACGCTTGTACTGAATCGGTCATGCGCATGCCCACATTTTCCCCTGAGACAATAGGGGAACTGCAACGTATGCTTCCGGGCTATGCCTCTGTGTACAACCCGGTTGATCTGCTCAGTAGTGCCGATGCGGAAACTTACGGTCGGGCAGTGCGTATCGTCGGACATGATCCGGCGGTGAACAGCCTGCTGATGATTATCGCTCCCTCTGTCGATCTTGACTTGGCTGAGGTTGCCGAGGCTGTTGTTGAGGCAATGGCCGAAGTAAACAAGCCGGTCTTCTGCTGTTTGATGGGACGCAGAAAGAGCGGCCCGGCCCGTGATATTTTTGCAGAAGCCGGAATTCCTGTATATGACTTTCCCAAGCAGGCGGTCCGGGCTATGGGCTGCATGCACAAATATGCAGTCTGGAAGGGGCGTCCTCCTCGTACTTTTATTACCCCGGAACATGATCTGGAAGCGGCACGGGAACTGGTGGATAACGCTGTTCGCTCAGGTGCTTCCGAGCTTGTGGAATTTCAAGCTCGAGACATTGTCACCGCTTACGGTCTTCCTACTCCTGAATCAGATCTGGCCCGTTCCGGTGACGAAGCCGTGGCAATAGCCGATCAACTGGGATATCCGGTTGTGCTCAAGATAGCTTCGCCTGAAATTTCTCATAAATCAGATGTAGGCGGAGTCCGTACCGGGCTTAATTCTGCCGAGGAAGTCCGGGCGGCTTTCTGGGATATAACCGCCCGTACCCAGCGGCTGCGGCCCGATGCTTATATCGCCGGATGTCTGGTGCAGCAGATGGCTTCAGAACATTCCCGTGAAGTTATTGTCGGTTTTCGTCGGGATAAACAGTTCGGACCCTTGCTTATGTTCGGGCTGGGTGGAGTTTACGTTGAGATTTTAAAGGATATTTCGTTCCGTCTGGCACCTCTTGCGGTTGAAGATGCCGGAGAAATGGTTCGGGAAATCCGTTCGTACATGCTTTTGAAAGGAGTCAAAGGTGGCGAGCCCGTTGACTTTGAGGCAATAACTGATGTTTTGATCAGAATGTCATGCCTTGCCAGTGATTTTCCTGAAATTTATGAAGCGGAATTTAATCCTGTGCTTGTCAACTCGGAAGAGGCCCTCGTTGCCGATGCCCGAATGACAGTTGTCGATATTTCTGCAGGCGCCACCGATGAGTCGGATGAGCGTGAATAAGGAGGCATAGATGGTAGGTATTTATATAGGTTCCACCACCGGTTATTCCGGTAAGAACCTTCTGGCCATGTCCTTGGGACTTAAATTCCGCAAGAGCGGTTTTAACGTAGGGTACATGAAGCCGGTGGGGGCGGTTCCACACATGGAAGGCGATAAACCCGGAGACGCGGATGCCGCTTTTATCCAGCAGGTGCTCGGCCTGGAACAGAATCCCAGCAAGGTAACCCCGGTGCTGGTCACCCGTGACTTCACCATCAAGGCCTTTTCTGATGATATGGGAGATCTCATGCCGTCCATTGTTGAATCTTACGAAGAGCTCAGCAAGGATAAGGATGTTATGATCATCGGCGGATCGGGGAGTTATCTCAGCTCCGGCACTTATTGCGGTGTAAGCGGTCCTGATGTAGCCCGTTCACTGGGGGCGAAAACGATTCTCGTGGACCGGTACAGCAGCGAATTGCATTATGATTACGTGCTGCGCGTTCACAAAGAGCTGGGTGACGATTTTCTTGGCGTAGTTTTCAATGATGTGCCTGAACATTACATGGACGAGCTTACCTCACTGATAATTCCCTTTCTTGAAAAAAGGGGAGTTAAGGTGCTCGGAATCATCCCCCGCGATCCACTCATGGGTGCAATCAAGGTCAACGACCTTGCAGAGCGGCTTTTCGGGAAAATTATTTCAGCTCACGCCAAAGCCGACCGGGTGGTAGAAAATTTCCTCATCGGTACCATGCAGGTTGAAAACTTCATCACCCACTTCAGGAGACATAAGAATTCTGCGGTCATTGTGGGTGGGGACAGGGCCGATGTTCAGCTAGTCGCCCTTGAAGGGAATTGCCCCTGCCTGATCCTGACCGGGAATCTTTATCCTAATGACATTATCCTTACTCGTTCCGAAGTGCTTGAAATTCCGGTAATTGTTGTTCGCGATGATACCTACGCGGTCGCCAAGAAGATGGAAGCCATTCAGGAAAGTTATAAGCTTAGGGATATGATTAAAATTAATCATGGGGCCGGACTGGTCAATTCAGAATTGGATTATGACTATATTTATGAAGAATTGGACCTATGATAACCTCTTGCATAGGTAGGTAATATGTCCTACTGTTAGAGTAGGAATAAAAAAAACGTTAAATTTGCGACAGTGTGCCGCCGGAAATTGTTTCAGCGAATTGTGCCTTTGTAACATATTTATATAATTTGTTTTTTTGTGGGGAGTGCTGCCTGTGATAAGGGTGGTACTCCCCATTATTTTTGGTAAAATACTAGGCAAAACCACCCGGATGCTATTGTCCTACTTTGCAAAATGTGCCAATTAACTAGCAGTTATAGGGTTGGACGGGTCTCCGGCCTTGGTGTGACGAGGTTTGTTTCGACCAAAGACTGGACGATTTAATTGGTTAGAAAATTGTGGTGCTCTGCACCCGGAAAACCGAGCTGATTCGGAATATTGGCGGATAGACCGAATCTTCGGAATGAGGAGGCGTGAGATGCCTGATGCGTCCACGTGGGATTGGAATCCCGGTAGGCGAGAGGTCCAGGACACAGGTTCCTGGTCCGATAAATTTGAGTGGGTGGAAGAATTCCATGCCAGTCCCGACGGTGAAAAAGTCGGTGCTGTTGTTCATAAAGGAGAATTGGAATTCACTGCTTGCGTTAATGGTGAGATCTGGGAAGAAGCATACGACAGGATTTTCTACCCTAGATTCGCACCGGATGGCAGGTTTACAGGTATTGCCCAGCAGATGGGAGAATGGACTCTGTCTGTTGATGGTGAACATTGGCCGGAAATGTACGGCTACATCTGGAAAACCATGTTTGGACCCGAAGGTTCCATTATCTGTGCTGTTCAGCAGGATACGACTTATGGAATGGGTGTGGACGGCGTTCTCTGGGAAAACTTTTTTGAAAGCGCAAACGGATTCACTGTCGGCGCTGATGGAAAATCAACCGCTGCGGTAGTTCAGATTAATTCCATGCCGCAGGCTGATATTGAAACCTTCCAGAAAGGGATCTTTTCAGTTGCTGTGAACGGAACAGCCTGGGATGCGGTTTTTATGAACTGCTACACCCCGGTGTTTGATGCCAAGAGTGAAAAGGTTGCCTGTCAGATAAGAAAAACACTCTATGATTACACCATCGCAGTGGATGGCAAAATCTGGCAGCGCGAGTTTCAGTGTGTCTGGGCTCCCAGCTTCAACCCCGCAACCGGTGCTCTTGTAGCTCCCGTTCGTCTGGGTGGAAAATGGGGTATGGCTCAGGATGGCGAGTTGATCTGGAAGAACACCTTTGCCAATTGCTGGCATCAGCAGTTCAGCGCCGATGGTTCTAAACTTTGGGCTATCGTGGCACCCTCTTTCGGCAGCTTTACCGTTGCTGTGGATGGAAAACCATGGTCCATCACCGCGCCTGTTGTTATCGATCTGGCTGTCAGCCCTGACGGTAATCGCGCGGCTGCTCTTGCCAAAAACGGTTACGACTACACTGTATTGTGTGATGGTAAAGTCTGGCCCGGAGTATTCCAGATGGCATGGAAACCCGTATTCAGCCCAGACAGCGCTAAGGCTGCTGCCAAAGTTGAAAAGAATGGCCGCTTCACCGTAGTTCTTGACGGAAAGCCTTACGGTCAGGATTTCGATCAGTGTTGGGAACCTGTATTCAGCCCCGATAGTTCCAAGGTGCTTATCCGCGCTATCGACGGTGGTAAATACGTCCGCATCGTTGCTGATGTAAACGATTTCTAATCCGGAGGAATTACAAATGAATAGTGCTTATGCATTCGTTGTCGGTCCTCTGGCGTGGTTCGCCTGGGGCGTGTTTGTTCTCGGTTCCATCTACAGAATCGTTTCAATGTACCAGCTCGCAAAAGCAAAGGACGGTTCGTCCCTGCATTATATGAGCTTCAAATGGGGATTCCGTTCCATCATGGCATGGCTGAATCCCGTCGGAACACTTGGTTGGCAGCGCAATCCATGGACTGCGATGATGACCTTTGTTTTCCATATCTGTCTTGTCATTGTGCCCCTGTTTCTGCTGGGACACGTGGTTCTCTGGGATCAGTTCTTCGGCATCAGCTGGCCGACTATTCCCGATAATATTGCCGATATCATGTCCATCGTGGTTGTTGTCTGCTGTATCTATTTCGGCGCCCGCCGTTTTTTGCAGAAAGACGTAGCTTATCTGACCACCTGCAAAGACTGGATTGCACTGGCTGTTCCCGGCCTTGTTTTCCTGACCGGTGTTCTGGCCTATCACGAAATCGGTGATGCCAAGGTGATGCTTATCCTGCACATCCTTTGTGGTGAAATTATGCTCATCAGCATTCCCTTCACCCGTTTGAGCCACATGCTGTTCGGCCTGTTCACCAGAGCCTATATCGGTTCCGAGTTCGGCGGCGTCCGTAAGTGTAAGGACTGGTAAACAAATCCCGTAAGGAGTACGAGAAAATGACATTCGACAGGAAAATCGAAGACGTAGGACTCGAGCGGGGTGTTTCCCGCCTGACTCCCGAACGTATCGAAAATACTCTTAAGCAGGTTATCGAAGGAGAGGCCGGCGCCAAGCTTAAGCTTTATGCTGAAACTTGCATGCGTTGCGGTATGTGCTCCGAAGCCTGCCATTACTATATGTCTCATGACGGGGATCCCAAGTATTCCCCTGCTGGTAAAGTCCATCAGACTTTAGGCAAGATCTTGCGTAAGAATTACAAGCTTAGCGCTGATGAAGTTTATGAAATGGCTCAGATTGCTTACACCGAGTGTAACCTTTG is a window of Maridesulfovibrio sp. DNA encoding:
- a CDS encoding efflux transporter outer membrane subunit, with amino-acid sequence MSSTKLKLTAICMLALFGLTACSPFRPEPRKTLTLGVPPQYELYSGKPRDPGKWWESFHNEELNRLVEEGLEANFDVRIAWARLRQLRSTAVKSRADLYPKLDGKGTYTNSRSGNDGTEGSKGATDSDSHKLGLAASYEVDFWGKIEAEAASGELNYLASREDVNAAAMTVASEVVKCWLQIQLQRKKKAIYRKQLETNETYLELIELRFRNSLATALDVYQQRETTARTRALIPPVESQEQLKLHELAYLLGKPAGSIDVSTVDFPDLPDLPGLGIPFDLLSMRPDVRSAGLKLQSADWAVSAARADRLPAINLSAEAMFSSAQLANIFSGWMTTLTSSIAGPIFDGNRREAEVERTRAVVDERLLNYKDTVYTAFKDVQDSLVQEKWQHEYITARKNQLEAAKRNLDEAGSRYLQGLEDYLPVLNALVSVHNLEINIAQDEADLLSYRVSLYRALGGTWTSSLEDGAELKPETEDMEAVAAAKKVENEIVPAKEGI
- a CDS encoding efflux RND transporter periplasmic adaptor subunit, which codes for MAKRVWYYIKQIGLKGVLPLLIIFAAVIGGKTLVATKPVAKKKPPVVSAPLVNVSVLDVSDVHVWTPVMGTVEAAREINLEPQVAGRVISISDTFIPGGYFKKGQEVLRIDPLDYELAVKQQEAVVTDAEYSLKLENGQQRVAGREWKLLKKSSGGTAQEAELALRKPHLQKARADLTSAKAKLRQARIDLSRTRVVAPFDCMVVSKNADLGANLNLNDTIASLVGTEEFWVVVSVPVDRLSSIVVPSASNNFKGSAARVIMGSGKTAVERDGAVLRLLPSLEEKGRMARVIVSVKDPLNLKGTNVRPLLLGSYVNVYIDSGMLENVVAVPRTAFRDNNTVWIMKEGGLLDIRSVDPVWRDQDYIYLGTGVKAGEKLVMTDISAPLQNMKLRENGSGSMKRKVDGFKSEKVNTNG
- a CDS encoding efflux RND transporter permease subunit, which codes for MAEQNKFKGPIAWMAGNPVASNLLMIVLLVGGLVLGTNIKQEVFPEFTTDTVTVRVVYSGASPEEVEQGIVLSVEEAISGLDGVKEVTCTAAEGSATIVAEAIEGYNLQKLSQDIQSEVDRITSFPEEAEDPVVSIASHKRSVLSLMVYGNTDQLALRKVAEQLRQELIGDPGITQVELAEVSGLQVTIEVPQDKLRAYGLTLSDVADSLAKTSVELPGGGIKTESGEILVRFKERRDYAREFARVPIVTGNDGTQVLLEDIAVVKEDFQNDDIMTTFDGKPAVRIDVYRIGDQTPIGVSDAVHAQLERFNNSLPAGVHVGIRNDMSDIYRQRMDLLLRNAYMGLGLVFVFLALFLEPRLAFWVAMGIPISFLGGMLILGPAGASVNMISMFAFIISLGIVVDDAIVVGENVYTMRQQGMSWIESAAKGAQQIAMPVTFSVLTNIVAFMPMFFVPGVMGKIFKVIPMVVCSVFFVSLVESLFVLPAHLGHGSEREPGKIMKFILYHQQTISHGLLRFVHKVYRPALDRAVTWRYLTVAIGLACLIVAFAYIKSGRLGFTMFPKIESNYAYLTVDMPYGTAKEVTQKVMERAVAAAEKVAAENGGDKLLEGIYAKIGGTGRRNTSGSHVFKVQAFLTDADIRPLHTEEFVNKWRRALGAVPGSESVFFESDRGGPGSGSSLEIELSHSDIEVLKRASADLAEALSHYPNVKDIDSGYSPGKRQLDFELLPAGRSLGLTSRNVANQIRASYYGAEVLRQQRGRNEIKVMVRLPEEERASKYDFEELMIRTPDGKDVPLREVVKIKDGRAYTSIDRRNGRRVVSVEADVNPRKDTSQVLSDVVVNVIPQLKADYPGLGYSLEGKQADLKESTESLISGLLMAMMLIYALLAIPFRSYFQPLIVMICIPFGIVGAVIGHALLGYSLSLMSLFGIVALSGVVVNDSLVFIDYVNIQRRKGHCAYDAVLEAGTARFRPIMLTTLTTFGGLAPMILETSRQAKFLIPMAVSLGFGIVFATGITLMLVPSFYLIFEDIRMVMRKIFRGSADEQPDDESSGHQVIESKE
- a CDS encoding HD domain-containing phosphohydrolase; protein product: MNAIDGSKLIEESFCSITGEIFKILPKNNLPFSLYRMNSSNGRFIPITIPGKSIVSADKHAISADCDQGLIFIKYNDINLCRNYFLPHLPIVISDISHSIPEQELAVLILEGLKEQSEKIYSDSLKIHFVEFHKTLVAVGELIHEKPNLLWLMLPMLDPQHSLTNKAISNGIIGASVLLHARDFKPDVKIFIDALSALFLCDIGLSNLPEFVLGKEFCLSLDEQKRIRQHPITSVKELSITNCLSKHTLRAILEHHERMDGSGYPRGVTNEHLSWLGKLCGAVDSFVAMTMGRPGKKSMPIVKALKILYSEATQYDPNIIYALEKVTYRD
- a CDS encoding acetate--CoA ligase family protein; protein product: MDSLFTPSSIAVVGASSASGKIGNTILSNLLSAGYSGSLYPVNIRGGNICGIDSYKQISEIGRPVDLAVIAIPRDAVLGAFRELLELGVGSVVVITAGFKEVDHEGWLLETELAKLARDNGVNLLGPNCLGIINSRGGVNASFATGNPDTGSIGFFSQSGALCVAVLDWALGTKIGFSKFVSLGNKAVINEASMLEYLGNDPDTKVILGYVENIEDGREFMKQAAKVSMKKPVLMMKAGTTPAGARAASSHTGAMAGSDKACDAAFRQSGVIRVEKLDELFNLARAFSLQDLPQGPNLGIVTNAGGPGILAADACTESVMRMPTFSPETIGELQRMLPGYASVYNPVDLLSSADAETYGRAVRIVGHDPAVNSLLMIIAPSVDLDLAEVAEAVVEAMAEVNKPVFCCLMGRRKSGPARDIFAEAGIPVYDFPKQAVRAMGCMHKYAVWKGRPPRTFITPEHDLEAARELVDNAVRSGASELVEFQARDIVTAYGLPTPESDLARSGDEAVAIADQLGYPVVLKIASPEISHKSDVGGVRTGLNSAEEVRAAFWDITARTQRLRPDAYIAGCLVQQMASEHSREVIVGFRRDKQFGPLLMFGLGGVYVEILKDISFRLAPLAVEDAGEMVREIRSYMLLKGVKGGEPVDFEAITDVLIRMSCLASDFPEIYEAEFNPVLVNSEEALVADARMTVVDISAGATDESDERE